One genomic region from Prunus persica cultivar Lovell chromosome G3, Prunus_persica_NCBIv2, whole genome shotgun sequence encodes:
- the LOC18781661 gene encoding protein FLUORESCENT IN BLUE LIGHT, chloroplastic isoform X5, producing MMGDIQLRFPAMELLVGNALILTTPLKALAETCEAENSVFNMNMPVLLFVALVGATVGGLLARQRKGELQRVNEQLRQINQSLRRQAKIESYAPTLSYSPIGAKVLPENEVIVDPRKHELISRLKAGKNFLRNQETEKALGEFKTALELAQSVKDPIEEKKAARGLGASLQRLGKYRDAIKYHSMVLAISEREGEDSGNTEAYGAIADCYTELGDLERAGKFYDNYIARLESD from the exons ATGATG GGAGACATACAGTTGAGATTCCCAGCAATGGAACTTTTGGTTGGTAATGCCTTAATACTGACAACACCTTTGAAGGCCTTAGCAGAAACATGTGAAGCTGAAAACTCTGTTTTCAACATGAACATGCCTGTACTGCTGTTTGTAGCCCTCGTAGGGGCCACTGTTGGTG GCTTGCTTGCTCGGCAAAGGAAAGGAGAATTACAGCGAGTGAATGAACAGTTGCGTCAAATCAATCAGTCTCTAAGAAGGCAGGCTAAGATTGAGTCATATGCTCCCACTTTGAGTTATTCACCTATTGGTGCAAAAGTACTTCCAGAGAATGAGGTGATAGTTGATCCAAGAAAGCATGAGTTGATTTCTCGATTGAAGGCTGGGAAGAACTTTTTGAGGAatcaagaaacagaaaaagcaCTGGGCGAGTTTAAGACAGCTCTTGAGCTTGCTCAAAGTGTGAAGGACCCAATTGAGGAAAAGAAGGCTGCAAGAGGTTTAG GTGCCTCGCTGCAAAGACTGGGCAAGTACCGAGACGCCATTAAATACCATTCTATGGTTTTGGCAATCTCCGAGCGAGAAGGAGAAGACTCAGGAAACACAGAAGCTTATGGAGCAATTGCTGATTGTTATACCGAGCTCGGAGATCTCGAACGGGCAGGGAAGTTCTATGACAATTATATTGCAAGGTTGGAATCTGACTGA
- the LOC18783721 gene encoding pentatricopeptide repeat-containing protein At2g18940, chloroplastic yields the protein MEGTFFPSRPAYPLPTNRPIQPSPPVKFNSTTLPPPPQTPSPPFPIDSLLQHLLSLSSPPNTPPKLKPLNPPQQTNGNFPSLQISVDSTPKQHHQLKKAASILVPNFEDDKVEVKPEDGLLDFLTIKGKLMFSSIVEQPLHSLNDFFDSAKFELFEVDLISLLKALDLSGNWERALLLFEWILSNLSSENLKLNNPMIELMVRILGRESQHTIASKLFDVIPIEKYSLDVRAYTTIIHAHSRTGKYERAIDLFNKMVELGLSPTLVTYNVMLDVYGKMGRSWNKILGLLEDMRSKGFEFDEFTCSTVISACGREGLLNEAKEFFAGLKSQGYVPGTVTYNALLQVFGKAGVFTEALSILKEMEDNNCPPDAVTYNELVAAYVRAGFSEEGASVLETMTQKGTMPNAVTYTTVINAYGKAGKEEEALRLFNHMKATGCVPNVCTYNAVLGMLGKKSLPEEMIMLLCEMKASGCAPNRITWNTMLAMCGDKGRHKYVNRVFREMKNCGFEPDRDTFNTLISAYGRCGSEIDAAQMYDEMIKAGFTPCVTTYNALLNALARRGDWKAAESVVVDMRSKGFKPNETSYSLMINCYAKGANVKGIERIEREIYDGHIFPSWVLLRTLVLANFKCRALKGMERAFQKLQSNGYKPDLVLYNSMLSIFARNNMYDRANDMLYMIRENGLQPDLVTYNSLMDMYARKGECWKAEEILMALQKSGGKPDLVSYNTVIKGFCRQGHMQEAIRILSEMTARGIRPCIFTYNTFITGYAGQGMFSEIDEVISYMTQNNCKPNELSYKIAVDGYCKARKYKEAMDFLSKIKEIDNSFDDQYVQRLASRIRGNLES from the coding sequence ATGGAAGGTACTTTCTTTCCATCCAGACCAGCATATCCCCTTCCAACAAACAGACCAATACAACCAAGCCCTCCTGTGAAATTCAATTCAACAACATTGCCACCCCCTCCTCAGACTCCATCTCCTCCATTTCCTATTGACTCCCTTCTCCAGCACCTTCTGAGCCTCTCTTCACCACCTAACACTCCCCCCAAGCTCAAACCTTTAAACCCACCTCAGCAAACCAATGGCAATTTCCCTTCTCTTCAAATTTCAGTTGATTCAACCCCAAAACAGCATCATCAACTGAAGAAAGCGGCTTCAATTTTGGTCCCAAATTTTGAGGACGATAAAGTAGAGGTGAAACCAGAAGATGGGCTTCTTGACTTTTTGACAATAAAGGGTAAGTTGATGTTCAGTTCCATTGTAGAGCAGCCTTTGCATAGTTTGAATGATTTCTTTGATTCTGCTAAGTTTGAGTTGTTTGAAGTTGATTTGATTAGTCTCTTGAAAGCATTGGACCTCTCTGGCAATTGGGAAAGAGCCCTTTTGTTGTTCGAATGGATTCTGTCCAACTTAAGctcagaaaatttgaaattaaataatcCGATGATTGAACTAATGGTTAGAATTCTTGGTAGAGAGTCACAGCATACGATTGCATCAAAATTGTTTGATGTGATTCCTATAGAGAAATACTCATTAGATGTTCGAGCTTACACGACTATCATTCACGCTCATTCTCGTACTGGCAAGTATGAACGTGCAATTGACCTGTTTAACAAAATGGTGGAGCTTGGTCTCTCACCAACTTTGGTCACATACAATGTCATGCTTGATGTTTATGGGAAGATGGGTCGATCTTGGAATAAAATTTTAGGCCTCTTGGAGGACATGAGGAGCaaaggatttgaatttgatgagtTTACTTGTAGTACGGTGATATCTGCTTGTGGAAGAGAGGGGTTGTTGAATGAGGCAAAAGAGTTCTTTGCTGGATTAAAGTCACAAGGCTATGTACCAGGAACTGTTACCTACAATGCTTTGTTACAAGTTTTCGGCAAGGCGGGGGTATTTACAGAGGCCTTGAGTATATTAAAAGAAATGGAGGACAACAATTGCCCACCTGATGCTGTTACTTACAATGAGCTTGTGGCAGCTTATGTGAGGGCAGGATTCTCTGAGGAAGGTGCATCTGTCCTAGAAACCATGACCCAAAAAGGAACAATGCCAAATGCTGTTACATACACGACTGTGATAAATGCATATGGTAAAGCtggaaaggaggaagaggctCTAAGGTTGTTCAACCATATGAAGGCGACAGGCTGTGTTCCTAATGTTTGTACCTACAATGCTGTCCTTGGAATGCTCGGAAAAAAATCACTACCAGAGGAGATGATAATGCTGCTTTGTGAAATGAAGGCAAGTGGATGTGCCCCTAACCGTATTACCTGGAACACAATGCTTGCCATGTGTGGGGATAAGGGTAGGCACAAATATGTGAATCGGGTCTTTCGAGAAATGAAGAATTGTGGTTTTGAGCCTGACAGGGACACATTTAATACCTTGATCAGTGCATATGGACGGTGTGGGTCGGAAATAGATGCTGCACAGATGTACGATGAGATGATCAAAGCAGGATTTACTCCATGTGTTACAACTTACAATGCACTTCTAAATGCTCTGGCTCGGCGAGGGGACTGGAAAGCAGCAGAATCTGTTGTTGTAGACATGAGAAGTAAGGGCTTCAAGCCTAATGAAACCTCATATTCATTGATGATCAATTGCTATGCTAAGGGAGCGAATGTGAAGGGGATagagagaattgagagagaaatttatgatggtcatatttttcctaGCTGGGTTCTTTTAAGAACTCTTGTTCTTGCAAACTTCAAGTGTAGAGCACTGAAGGGTATGGAGAGGGCATTCCAGAAATTGCAGAGCAATGGATACAAACCTGACTTGGTTCTATACAATTCGATGCTTTCAATTTTTGCTAGAAACAACATGTATGACCGGGCAAATGACATGTTGTACATGATTCGTGAAAACGGCCTTCAGCCAGATCTTGTAACCTACAATAGCTTGATGGACATGTATGCCAGAAAGGGAGAGTGTTGGAAAGCAGAAGAAATACTTATGGCCCTACAAAAATCTGGTGGGAAACCAGACCTAGTCTCTTATAACACTGTCATCAAAGGGTTTTGCAGGCAAGGGCACATGCAGGAGGCCATAAGAATTCTCTCCGAGATGACAGCCAGAGGGATTCGGCCGTGTATCTTTACCTACAATACTTTTATCACAGGCTATGCAGGGCAGGGAATGTTCTCAGAAATAGATGAAGTGATTAGCTATATGACTCAGAACAATTGCAAGCCCAATGAGCTAAGCTACAAGATTGCAGTGGATGGTTATTGTAAAGCAAGAAAGTATAAAGAAGCCATGGACTTTCTCTCAAAGATTAAGGAGATTGATAATTCTTTTGATGATcaatatgtgcaaagacttgCTTCCCGCATTAGGGGTAATTTGGAATCATAA
- the LOC18782412 gene encoding oligouridylate-binding protein 1B — protein sequence MQHQRLKQQQQQALMQQALLQQHSLYHPGLLAPPQIEPIPSGNLPPGFDPSTCRSVYVGNIHTQVTEPLLQEVFASTGAVESCKLIRKEKSSYGFIHYFDRRSAALAILSLNGRHLFGQPIKVNWAYASGQREDTSGHFNIFVGDLSPEVTDATLFACFSVYPSCSDARVMWDQKTGRSRGFGFVSFRNQQDAQSAINDLTGKWLGSRQIRCNWATKGAGSNEDKQSSDAKSVVELTNGSSEDGKETTNSEAPENNPQYTTVYVGNLAPEVTQLDLHRHFHALGVGVIEEVRLQRDKGFGFVRFSTHAEAALAIQMGNTQSILCGRQIKCSWGSKPTPPGTISNPLPPPAAAAPLPGLSATDLLAYERQLAMSKMGGVHALMHPQGQHPLKQAAMGMGTAGASQAIYDGGFQNVAAAQQLMYYQ from the exons ATGCAGCACCAGAGGctgaagcagcagcagcaacaagcTCTGATGCAACAGGCTCTTCTTCAGCAGCATTCTCTTTACCACCCTGGCCTATTAGCTCCCCCTCAG aTAGAGCCAATCCCAAGTGGAAATCTGCCTCCTGGTTTTGATCCAAGTACTTGCCGCAGTGT GTATGTGGGGAACATACATACCCAGGTGACTGAACCACTTCTTCAAGAGGTTTTTGCAAGTACCGGTGCTGTTGAAAGCTGCAAACTtataagaaaggaaaag TCATCGTATGGGTTCATTCACTATTTTGATCGCAGATCAGCTGCCCTTGCAATATTGTCTCTCAATGGCAGACATCT GTTTGGGCAGCCTATCAAAGTAAATTGGGCATATGCTAGTGGTCAAAGGGAGGATACATCAG GCCATTTCAACATTTTTGTTGGTGATCTAAGCCCTGAGGTTACTGATGCTACGTTATTTGCATGCTTTTCTGTTTATCCCAGTTGTTC AGATGCAAGGGTTATGTGGGATCAGAAGACAGGGCGTTCAAGAGGCTTTGGGTTTGTCTCATTCCGAAACCAACAG GATGCTCAAAGTGCGATAAATGACTTAACTG GTAAGTGGCTTGGAAGTAGACAGATACGTTGCAACTGGGCAACAAAAGGTGCTGGTTCCAATGAGGATAAGCAGAGTTCAGATGCTAAAAGTGTTGTGGAACTTACAAATGGTTCATCAG AAGATGGAAAGGAGACAACAAACAGTGAGGCTCCGGAGAACAACCCTCAATATACTACTGTTTATGTGGGCAATCTTGCTCCAGAG GTCACTCAGCTTGATCTTCATCGGCATTTTCATGCTCTTGGTGTTGGGGTGATCGAGGAGGTTCGGCTCCAGCGTGACAAGGGCTTTGGTTTTGTGAGATTCAGTACCCATGCTGAGGCAGCTCTGGCTATTCAAATGGGAAATACTCAGTCAATTTTGTGTGGTAGACAAATAAAG TGCTCTTGGGGTAGCAAGCCTACTCCACCAGGGACAATTTCAAACCCACTCCCTccaccagcagcagcagcacctTTACCAGGCCTCTCTGCAACAGACCTCTTGGCCTATGAACGGCAACTTGCAATGAGCAAGATGGGTGGTGTCCATGCTCTCATGCACCCCCAGGGGCAGCATCCCCTTAAGCAGGCAGCAATGGGAATGGGCACTGCTGGAGCAAGCCAAGCTATATACGACGGCGGATTCCAGAATGTTGCTGCTGCCCAGCAGCTCATGTACTACCAGTAA
- the LOC18781661 gene encoding protein FLUORESCENT IN BLUE LIGHT, chloroplastic isoform X1: protein MAVVARFSCCLFTHPKNSGRSPLSDQISVKSSLPEPGKLPSLPFQAEKLRSAFGNTLDGLFEIHHVLPNKKSQQGDIQLRFPAMELLVGNALILTTPLKALAETCEAENSVFNMNMPVLLFVALVGATVGGLLARQRKGELQRVNEQLRQINQSLRRQAKIESYAPTLSYSPIGAKVLPENEVIVDPRKHELISRLKAGKNFLRNQETEKALGEFKTALELAQSVKDPIEEKKAARGLGASLQRLGKYRDAIKYHSMVLAISEREGEDSGNTEAYGAIADCYTELGDLERAGKFYDNYIARLESD, encoded by the exons ATGGCGGTGGTAGCCCGTTTCTCCTGCTGCTTATTTACTCACCCGAAGAACTCCGGCCGATCTCCACTGTCCGATCAAATCTCCGTCAAGTCCAGTCTTCCTG AACCAGGGAAGTTACCTTCTCTTCCATTTCAAGCCGAAAAGCTTAGGTCAGCATTTGGAAATACTTTAGACGGACTGTTTGAGATCCACCATGTGttgccaaacaaaaaaagtcag CAGGGAGACATACAGTTGAGATTCCCAGCAATGGAACTTTTGGTTGGTAATGCCTTAATACTGACAACACCTTTGAAGGCCTTAGCAGAAACATGTGAAGCTGAAAACTCTGTTTTCAACATGAACATGCCTGTACTGCTGTTTGTAGCCCTCGTAGGGGCCACTGTTGGTG GCTTGCTTGCTCGGCAAAGGAAAGGAGAATTACAGCGAGTGAATGAACAGTTGCGTCAAATCAATCAGTCTCTAAGAAGGCAGGCTAAGATTGAGTCATATGCTCCCACTTTGAGTTATTCACCTATTGGTGCAAAAGTACTTCCAGAGAATGAGGTGATAGTTGATCCAAGAAAGCATGAGTTGATTTCTCGATTGAAGGCTGGGAAGAACTTTTTGAGGAatcaagaaacagaaaaagcaCTGGGCGAGTTTAAGACAGCTCTTGAGCTTGCTCAAAGTGTGAAGGACCCAATTGAGGAAAAGAAGGCTGCAAGAGGTTTAG GTGCCTCGCTGCAAAGACTGGGCAAGTACCGAGACGCCATTAAATACCATTCTATGGTTTTGGCAATCTCCGAGCGAGAAGGAGAAGACTCAGGAAACACAGAAGCTTATGGAGCAATTGCTGATTGTTATACCGAGCTCGGAGATCTCGAACGGGCAGGGAAGTTCTATGACAATTATATTGCAAGGTTGGAATCTGACTGA
- the LOC18781661 gene encoding protein FLUORESCENT IN BLUE LIGHT, chloroplastic isoform X3, with protein MAVVARFSCCLFTHPKNSGRSPLSDQISVKSSLPGKLPSLPFQAEKLRSAFGNTLDGLFEIHHVLPNKKSQQGDIQLRFPAMELLVGNALILTTPLKALAETCEAENSVFNMNMPVLLFVALVGATVGGLLARQRKGELQRVNEQLRQINQSLRRQAKIESYAPTLSYSPIGAKVLPENEVIVDPRKHELISRLKAGKNFLRNQETEKALGEFKTALELAQSVKDPIEEKKAARGLGASLQRLGKYRDAIKYHSMVLAISEREGEDSGNTEAYGAIADCYTELGDLERAGKFYDNYIARLESD; from the exons ATGGCGGTGGTAGCCCGTTTCTCCTGCTGCTTATTTACTCACCCGAAGAACTCCGGCCGATCTCCACTGTCCGATCAAATCTCCGTCAAGTCCAGTCTTCCTG GGAAGTTACCTTCTCTTCCATTTCAAGCCGAAAAGCTTAGGTCAGCATTTGGAAATACTTTAGACGGACTGTTTGAGATCCACCATGTGttgccaaacaaaaaaagtcag CAGGGAGACATACAGTTGAGATTCCCAGCAATGGAACTTTTGGTTGGTAATGCCTTAATACTGACAACACCTTTGAAGGCCTTAGCAGAAACATGTGAAGCTGAAAACTCTGTTTTCAACATGAACATGCCTGTACTGCTGTTTGTAGCCCTCGTAGGGGCCACTGTTGGTG GCTTGCTTGCTCGGCAAAGGAAAGGAGAATTACAGCGAGTGAATGAACAGTTGCGTCAAATCAATCAGTCTCTAAGAAGGCAGGCTAAGATTGAGTCATATGCTCCCACTTTGAGTTATTCACCTATTGGTGCAAAAGTACTTCCAGAGAATGAGGTGATAGTTGATCCAAGAAAGCATGAGTTGATTTCTCGATTGAAGGCTGGGAAGAACTTTTTGAGGAatcaagaaacagaaaaagcaCTGGGCGAGTTTAAGACAGCTCTTGAGCTTGCTCAAAGTGTGAAGGACCCAATTGAGGAAAAGAAGGCTGCAAGAGGTTTAG GTGCCTCGCTGCAAAGACTGGGCAAGTACCGAGACGCCATTAAATACCATTCTATGGTTTTGGCAATCTCCGAGCGAGAAGGAGAAGACTCAGGAAACACAGAAGCTTATGGAGCAATTGCTGATTGTTATACCGAGCTCGGAGATCTCGAACGGGCAGGGAAGTTCTATGACAATTATATTGCAAGGTTGGAATCTGACTGA
- the LOC18781661 gene encoding protein FLUORESCENT IN BLUE LIGHT, chloroplastic isoform X2, giving the protein MAVVARFSCCLFTHPKNSGRSPLSDQISVKSSLPEPGKLPSLPFQAEKLRSAFGNTLDGLFEIHHVLPNKKSQGDIQLRFPAMELLVGNALILTTPLKALAETCEAENSVFNMNMPVLLFVALVGATVGGLLARQRKGELQRVNEQLRQINQSLRRQAKIESYAPTLSYSPIGAKVLPENEVIVDPRKHELISRLKAGKNFLRNQETEKALGEFKTALELAQSVKDPIEEKKAARGLGASLQRLGKYRDAIKYHSMVLAISEREGEDSGNTEAYGAIADCYTELGDLERAGKFYDNYIARLESD; this is encoded by the exons ATGGCGGTGGTAGCCCGTTTCTCCTGCTGCTTATTTACTCACCCGAAGAACTCCGGCCGATCTCCACTGTCCGATCAAATCTCCGTCAAGTCCAGTCTTCCTG AACCAGGGAAGTTACCTTCTCTTCCATTTCAAGCCGAAAAGCTTAGGTCAGCATTTGGAAATACTTTAGACGGACTGTTTGAGATCCACCATGTGttgccaaacaaaaaaagtcag GGAGACATACAGTTGAGATTCCCAGCAATGGAACTTTTGGTTGGTAATGCCTTAATACTGACAACACCTTTGAAGGCCTTAGCAGAAACATGTGAAGCTGAAAACTCTGTTTTCAACATGAACATGCCTGTACTGCTGTTTGTAGCCCTCGTAGGGGCCACTGTTGGTG GCTTGCTTGCTCGGCAAAGGAAAGGAGAATTACAGCGAGTGAATGAACAGTTGCGTCAAATCAATCAGTCTCTAAGAAGGCAGGCTAAGATTGAGTCATATGCTCCCACTTTGAGTTATTCACCTATTGGTGCAAAAGTACTTCCAGAGAATGAGGTGATAGTTGATCCAAGAAAGCATGAGTTGATTTCTCGATTGAAGGCTGGGAAGAACTTTTTGAGGAatcaagaaacagaaaaagcaCTGGGCGAGTTTAAGACAGCTCTTGAGCTTGCTCAAAGTGTGAAGGACCCAATTGAGGAAAAGAAGGCTGCAAGAGGTTTAG GTGCCTCGCTGCAAAGACTGGGCAAGTACCGAGACGCCATTAAATACCATTCTATGGTTTTGGCAATCTCCGAGCGAGAAGGAGAAGACTCAGGAAACACAGAAGCTTATGGAGCAATTGCTGATTGTTATACCGAGCTCGGAGATCTCGAACGGGCAGGGAAGTTCTATGACAATTATATTGCAAGGTTGGAATCTGACTGA
- the LOC18781661 gene encoding protein FLUORESCENT IN BLUE LIGHT, chloroplastic isoform X4: MMQGDIQLRFPAMELLVGNALILTTPLKALAETCEAENSVFNMNMPVLLFVALVGATVGGLLARQRKGELQRVNEQLRQINQSLRRQAKIESYAPTLSYSPIGAKVLPENEVIVDPRKHELISRLKAGKNFLRNQETEKALGEFKTALELAQSVKDPIEEKKAARGLGASLQRLGKYRDAIKYHSMVLAISEREGEDSGNTEAYGAIADCYTELGDLERAGKFYDNYIARLESD; this comes from the exons ATGATG CAGGGAGACATACAGTTGAGATTCCCAGCAATGGAACTTTTGGTTGGTAATGCCTTAATACTGACAACACCTTTGAAGGCCTTAGCAGAAACATGTGAAGCTGAAAACTCTGTTTTCAACATGAACATGCCTGTACTGCTGTTTGTAGCCCTCGTAGGGGCCACTGTTGGTG GCTTGCTTGCTCGGCAAAGGAAAGGAGAATTACAGCGAGTGAATGAACAGTTGCGTCAAATCAATCAGTCTCTAAGAAGGCAGGCTAAGATTGAGTCATATGCTCCCACTTTGAGTTATTCACCTATTGGTGCAAAAGTACTTCCAGAGAATGAGGTGATAGTTGATCCAAGAAAGCATGAGTTGATTTCTCGATTGAAGGCTGGGAAGAACTTTTTGAGGAatcaagaaacagaaaaagcaCTGGGCGAGTTTAAGACAGCTCTTGAGCTTGCTCAAAGTGTGAAGGACCCAATTGAGGAAAAGAAGGCTGCAAGAGGTTTAG GTGCCTCGCTGCAAAGACTGGGCAAGTACCGAGACGCCATTAAATACCATTCTATGGTTTTGGCAATCTCCGAGCGAGAAGGAGAAGACTCAGGAAACACAGAAGCTTATGGAGCAATTGCTGATTGTTATACCGAGCTCGGAGATCTCGAACGGGCAGGGAAGTTCTATGACAATTATATTGCAAGGTTGGAATCTGACTGA